A single window of Candidatus Binatia bacterium DNA harbors:
- a CDS encoding acyl-CoA dehydrogenase family protein has protein sequence MDFRVTEAQQELRNAVQSFCRTRVTVSLLHELATKEGFDRSLWKELAELGVFGLRQTEARGGSGLGMAEAVVVFEELGRCVAPGPLVWSHLAADLVEGTASGAVVVGGLDLTGASPAPYLVEHWDALDALLLLKRDGVERLDPKRLAVQPVSTPLDPLTPLHHAEGLPRGEPIAGADVARRLRLEGTTLVAGQLLGIAEATLELAISYAKIREQFGRAIGSFQVLKHMMADMFARQELARAAVYAAAATLDRPEVGDVERAVSSAKLVAGEAAMKNVRACIQIHGGMGYTWEIPAHYYFKRTWVLESWFGTTDEHSLRLAEQVAAGV, from the coding sequence ATGGATTTCCGAGTGACCGAAGCGCAGCAAGAGCTGCGGAATGCCGTGCAATCGTTCTGTCGGACGCGGGTGACCGTCAGCCTGCTGCACGAGCTGGCGACCAAGGAAGGCTTCGACCGATCGCTGTGGAAAGAGCTGGCGGAACTCGGTGTCTTCGGCCTCCGCCAGACGGAGGCGCGGGGCGGTTCGGGGCTGGGCATGGCCGAGGCCGTGGTGGTCTTCGAGGAACTCGGCCGTTGCGTGGCGCCAGGCCCGCTGGTCTGGAGTCACCTCGCAGCGGATCTCGTGGAAGGTACCGCCAGCGGCGCGGTGGTCGTCGGAGGACTCGATCTGACGGGCGCCTCGCCGGCGCCATACCTGGTGGAGCACTGGGACGCGCTCGACGCCTTGCTGCTCTTGAAGCGGGACGGCGTCGAGCGGCTCGATCCCAAACGTCTGGCGGTTCAGCCCGTGTCGACGCCGCTCGATCCCCTCACGCCGCTGCACCATGCGGAAGGGCTGCCCCGCGGCGAGCCCATTGCGGGTGCCGACGTGGCGCGGCGCCTGCGGCTCGAAGGCACGACATTGGTCGCCGGACAGCTGCTGGGAATTGCCGAAGCCACGCTGGAGCTGGCCATCAGTTACGCGAAGATCCGCGAGCAGTTTGGCCGCGCGATCGGCTCGTTTCAAGTGCTCAAGCACATGATGGCGGACATGTTCGCTCGCCAAGAGCTGGCGCGCGCGGCCGTCTACGCCGCCGCGGCGACGCTCGACCGGCCGGAGGTCGGCGACGTGGAGCGCGCCGTCTCGTCGGCCAAGCTCGTGGCCGGCGAGGCGGCCATGAAGAACGTCCGGGCGTGCATCCAGATCCATGGCGGCATGGGATACACGTGGGAGATTCCCGCCCATTACTATTTCAAGCGAACCTGGGTGCTCGAATCCTGGTTCGGCACCACCGACGAGCACTCGCTGCGCCTGGCGGAGCAGGTCGCCGCCGGCGTCTAG